A window of the Narcine bancroftii isolate sNarBan1 chromosome 4, sNarBan1.hap1, whole genome shotgun sequence genome harbors these coding sequences:
- the LOC138761303 gene encoding iron-sulfur cluster assembly enzyme ISCU-like: MSLFSFTFSSKIEVDKDGKIIDARFKTFGCGSAIASSSLATEWIKGKTVDEASKIKNIDIAKELCLPPVKLHCSMLAEDAIKAALADYKVKQQKEFN; encoded by the exons ATGTCACTGTTTTCATTTACTTTCTCTTCTAAGATTGAAGTGGACAAAGATGGAAAAATTATTGATGCGAGATTTAAGACGTTTGGATGTGGATCAGCAATCGCTTCAAGCTCACTGGCTACAGAATGGATAAAAGGAAAAACG GTGGATGAAGCCTCAAAGATTAAGAACATAGATATTGCAAAGGAACTATGCCTTCCTCCAGTCAAACTGCATTGTTCAA TGTTGGCAGAAGATGCAATTAAAGCTGCCCTAGCAGACTACAAAGTGAAACAGCAAAAGGAATTCAACTAG